The Pseudoalteromonas rubra region ATAGCTATCAACTGCTATCCGGCAGTATGGCATTTATCCTGCCAATGCTGATCATCCTGGTCATTTTGGCCGCTCTGGGCTATTTGTCTTTCTACCCTCAATGGCTTGGTGGCCTGGTATTATTTTTCTGTCTGGATATTCAACACGAACGGCGTGCCAAGCGGATTGCGATTTTACTCAAACAACAACAAAAAGCGGCTGCACGCCAGTTACTTGGCGCTATGGTAAAGCGGGATGTGGAGAAACTGTCTTTGATGGGCATATGCAAAGCATGCCTGGACAGCCTGGCATTACGTGGCATGCGGCATTTCTATCTGGTCATGGTGTTTTATCTGATTGGTGGCCCTCTGCTGGCATTGAGCTATAAATTGATGTTGCTCTGCGATCACGCCTGGCGCAGCAAGATGCGTCCAGACACAGCATTTATTAAACCGCTGCAACTGAGCCTGGCGATTCTCGAGTGGTTGCCCGTCAGGCTGTTCGTTTTAATGATGGCGCTGACACAAAACCTGGGGAAAACACTGCACTACCTAAAACACTATGGTCAGTTCTACCGCCCTGCCAGTTCAGGTTGGATCCTGGCTTTGTTTGCAGCCAGCCTCAATACCCAGCTCGCCGGGCCACGCTTTTATCAGCAGCAGCGATTTGACAATATGCGCATTGGCAGCGACAGACCGCCAGAACCGGAGACCATAAGCCTGATGCTCAAGTTGTTGGCAACCATGCGCTGGTTTTTCCTTTGTGCCCTATGCCTGTGCTGGTTAACCATTAATATTCTCACCCATTAAAAAGGGCGACCAAATAGCCGCCCTTACTTTGAATTCACTTCGTTAACTCAGTCGATTATTCAACAGTGATTTTGGCAAACTTGCGTTTACCTACCTGGTAAATCGCTGTCGAGCCTTTCTCAACGCTCAGCTTAGAATCGGTGACTTTCTCTTCACCATTGAGCTTAACCGCACCTTGTTTAATCATACGCATCGCTTCTGAGGTGCTGGCAACCAGGCCAGCTTCTTTTAACACATTAGTAATGAAAGTCGCAGGCTCAGCAATGGTGATGGTTACCTCTGGAATATCATCAGGCAGGGCATTTTTCTGGAAACGCTTAATGAAATCCTGATGTGCAGCTTCAGCATCTGCTTCGCTGTGGAAACGTGCGATCATTTCTTTCGCAAACTCAATCTTAATGTCTCGTGGATTACGACCACCAGCCACTTCTTCTTTGAGGCCTGCAATCTCTTCCAGTGACTTAGCGCTTAGCAACTCGTAGTAACGCCACATCAGTTCGTCAGAAATCGACATCACTTTACCAAACATATCGTTTGGCGCATCTGTGATACCAATATAGTTACCCAGTGACTTAGACATCTTCTGCACGCCATCGGTGCCTTCCAGCAATGGCATCATCAGCACGGTTTGTGGCTTCTGACCTTCTTCTTTTTGTAACTCCCTGCCCATTAACAGGTTAAAGCGCTGATCGGTACCACCGAGCTCGACATCCGCTTCCAGCGCCACTGAATCCCACCCCTGTACCAGCGGGTAAAGGAATTCATGAATAGCAATTGACTGGCCACCCGCATAACGCTTTTTGAAATCATCACGTTCAAGCATACGCGCAACCGTTTGACGCGCTGCAAGCTTAATCATGCCCGCACTGCCTAATTTTTCCATCCATTCAGAATTGAACGCTACAGTGGTTTTAGCCGGATCCAAGATCTTAAATACTTGCTCTTTATAGGTTTCAGCATTAGCCAGTACATCTTCACGAGTTAGCGGTTTACGAGTGACATTTTTACCCGTAGGGTCGCCAATCATGCCTGTGAAATCACCGATCAGGAAAATAACCTCATGCCCTAAGTCTTGGAAAGTTTTTAGCTTGTTGATAAGGACCGTATGGCCCAAGTGCAAATCCGGGGCTGTTGGATCGAAACCCGCTTTGATCCGCAACTTTTTACCTGACTTCAGCCTTTCTTTTAAATCTTCTTCAATCAGAATTTCTTCAGCACCGCGCTTTATCTCTGCCAATGCCGTATCTATGTCCACAGTTGTCACGCCAACCTCACTCCAACAATTTAATCAGTTAATCGCCCGATTTTAGCTTATATTTGGGGTAGTTTAAATGTATAAAAGACTGGTATTTGCGCATTATTACGTATATGCTGCACTATTATTTGCAATAATTCTTGACAGCGGAAAAGGCACGTTATGGTACATGCAGTGCACAAACTCCCAAAAAAACACAAGTTGCTGATCCTGGGCTTGCTGTCAGCAATGGTCGCTATTGCACTCATTCCGTCTGAGAAGGCAACAGCCTCCCGAGATCACGACAAAGACGCGCTCGAAGTCGGCAAGCGCTATGAGCTTCCTTTGAATGTCGAAGAGCCACAGCCTCAACTGACTGAGCTCAGTGAAGCGCCCGATATCATTGAACAGCCGCTTGCTCCCGAAGCCCCACAATACGATTTCGTTGACCACCAGGTCCGCAATGGCGACAGCCTGGCAGTGATTTTTAAACGCGCCGGCTTTTCAGCACAAACGCTGCATAAGCTCGTCAATACTAATGCCGAAACACGAAAACTTACCAAAATCCATCCAGGCGAAGTGCTGAGCTTTGCCAGTAATGAACAAGGTGAGTTGTTACAGCTGAAATATGTGCTATCAAAAACAGATACACTACTTGTCAGCCGTAATGAGGAAGGCAGTTATGCCACGCGGATCGAAAGCAAAGAAATAGAGACTGTCGAAAAGTCAGCCGGGGGCGAGATCAAGTCCAGCTTTTGGACGGCCGGTATCACCGCAGGCTTATCTGAACGTCAGATCATGAACTTTGCGCACATCTTTGGTTGGGATGTCGACTTTGCCAACGATATTCGCAAAGGTGATCAGTTTTCTCTTATCTACGAATCACATTTTGTGGATGGTGAGGAAATCGGCACTGGCAAAATCATCGCTGCTGAATTCATTAATCAGGGTGAGCGCTATACCGCAGTACGTCACTCCGACGGTGACTTCTACACCCCTGAAGGGCGCAGTATGAAAAAGGCCTTCCTGCGTGCACCGGTTGATTTCAAATATATTAGTTCCAACTTTAACCCGCGCCGTCTGCATCCCGTCACGGGCCGCGTGTCGGCGCACCGCGGCATAGATTACGCCGCCAGAGTCGGCACACCTGTGGTCTCTGCGGGTAATGGTAAAGTCATTAAATCTGGCTTTAACCGCCTGAATGGTAACTATGTATTTATACAGCACGGCAGTCAGTATGTGACTAAGTACCTGCATTTACATAAGCGCCATGTCAAAAAAGGCCAGAAGGTCAAGCAGGGCCAGAAAATTGGTACTGTTGGTGCAACGGGTCGCGTAACCGGTGCTCATCTGCATTATGAGTTTCTGGTAGATGGCGTGCACCGCAACCCACGTACAGTCAAGCTGCCCAAGTCACAGCCCTTACCTGCGGCGGAACTCGCCACCTTTAAGCCACTGGCACAGCAAATGCTCGCCAAGCTGGAACGTAATCGCGAGCTGATGCTGGCATTGAATAATTAACACATACACCTAATACGAAAAAAGCCACCTAGAGGTGGCTTTTTACTGTTTGACAACCTGGCTCAAGAGCCAGTTATTTTCAGATTTAAGAACTTTTCAAGTGCCTCCGGATCAGCGGACAGTGACTGGACTTGCTGAGAAAATGCATTGAAGTCCATCGCCTCATCTAATGACACACTAACCTCCAGAGCATTTAGGCCAGCCGCAAAACCACTGAGTCCCTGTTTGGCTTCTTCAGAAACTGGTACCTGTGCTAGTTGCATGGCCAGCATCTGCTCAAATTGCTCTTTGCTCAGTCCCTGGTTGGTCAATAACTCTGTCACCAGAGCGTCTAACTTCGGCTGTCCGGCAATAGCAAACGTCAGGGTTTGTGGTTGCAGCGACTGTATCGCAGAAATCAGCTTGCTTTGCATTTGCAATTCCTGCTCCAGCGTCATCTCAGAGTCCTGTTTCTGCATCTCTAAAGAGGTTGTCATCAACTCTTTACTGTTGCCCAGATCGAAGTTGAACTCAATACCCACTACCCCATCCGCCTCAACGGAAGATTTGAACTGACTGTTGCCGCTGTCCGGGTTATAACGTAAAGATGAGGTAAGCGCATAACTGGCACCAGCCAACGTAGCAGCTTGCGGCGCCAGTTCCGCCGCCAATACAGGGCTAAGTGTCACATTCGCCAGCTTTACTTCAGTAAACTCACTGATTTTGTCTGCTTCGTAGCCCTGT contains the following coding sequences:
- a CDS encoding cobalamin biosynthesis protein CobD/CbiB, coding for MLTEHLQAHTGLLIFLLATLSAIGFRTSSLYHPNVVMTLLFTNLAQKVYRPKAPNSYQLLSGSMAFILPMLIILVILAALGYLSFYPQWLGGLVLFFCLDIQHERRAKRIAILLKQQQKAAARQLLGAMVKRDVEKLSLMGICKACLDSLALRGMRHFYLVMVFYLIGGPLLALSYKLMLLCDHAWRSKMRPDTAFIKPLQLSLAILEWLPVRLFVLMMALTQNLGKTLHYLKHYGQFYRPASSGWILALFAASLNTQLAGPRFYQQQRFDNMRIGSDRPPEPETISLMLKLLATMRWFFLCALCLCWLTINILTH
- the tyrS gene encoding tyrosine--tRNA ligase, giving the protein MDIDTALAEIKRGAEEILIEEDLKERLKSGKKLRIKAGFDPTAPDLHLGHTVLINKLKTFQDLGHEVIFLIGDFTGMIGDPTGKNVTRKPLTREDVLANAETYKEQVFKILDPAKTTVAFNSEWMEKLGSAGMIKLAARQTVARMLERDDFKKRYAGGQSIAIHEFLYPLVQGWDSVALEADVELGGTDQRFNLLMGRELQKEEGQKPQTVLMMPLLEGTDGVQKMSKSLGNYIGITDAPNDMFGKVMSISDELMWRYYELLSAKSLEEIAGLKEEVAGGRNPRDIKIEFAKEMIARFHSEADAEAAHQDFIKRFQKNALPDDIPEVTITIAEPATFITNVLKEAGLVASTSEAMRMIKQGAVKLNGEEKVTDSKLSVEKGSTAIYQVGKRKFAKITVE
- a CDS encoding peptidoglycan DD-metalloendopeptidase family protein, with protein sequence MVHAVHKLPKKHKLLILGLLSAMVAIALIPSEKATASRDHDKDALEVGKRYELPLNVEEPQPQLTELSEAPDIIEQPLAPEAPQYDFVDHQVRNGDSLAVIFKRAGFSAQTLHKLVNTNAETRKLTKIHPGEVLSFASNEQGELLQLKYVLSKTDTLLVSRNEEGSYATRIESKEIETVEKSAGGEIKSSFWTAGITAGLSERQIMNFAHIFGWDVDFANDIRKGDQFSLIYESHFVDGEEIGTGKIIAAEFINQGERYTAVRHSDGDFYTPEGRSMKKAFLRAPVDFKYISSNFNPRRLHPVTGRVSAHRGIDYAARVGTPVVSAGNGKVIKSGFNRLNGNYVFIQHGSQYVTKYLHLHKRHVKKGQKVKQGQKIGTVGATGRVTGAHLHYEFLVDGVHRNPRTVKLPKSQPLPAAELATFKPLAQQMLAKLERNRELMLALNN
- a CDS encoding DUF945 domain-containing protein; the protein is MKKSTIMLAVAGALSAAVVGAHFYANQQAELVVQKQITQFAEQSELLIEHQGSSYNLFTNTIKVQSLEIKDAAEQQVLLNIGEFSLQGYEADKISEFTEVKLANVTLSPVLAAELAPQAATLAGASYALTSSLRYNPDSGNSQFKSSVEADGVVGIEFNFDLGNSKELMTTSLEMQKQDSEMTLEQELQMQSKLISAIQSLQPQTLTFAIAGQPKLDALVTELLTNQGLSKEQFEQMLAMQLAQVPVSEEAKQGLSGFAAGLNALEVSVSLDEAMDFNAFSQQVQSLSADPEALEKFLNLKITGS